One genomic region from Streptomyces sp. Li-HN-5-11 encodes:
- a CDS encoding glycerol-3-phosphate dehydrogenase/oxidase, translating to MSSGSPVAHGGPAAGSSLTAARRTRELAGTVGGPPVDVLVVGLGATGAGAALDAAARGLSVAAVDAHDLAFGTSRWSSKLIHGGLRYLASAQFDVAHESAVERGVLMQRTAPHLVGAQPFVLPLTPLVPRGQAALAWAGFRAGDGLRLAARTARATLPAPRQLSPVETRHLAPALRASGLRGGLLSWDGRLTDDARLVTAVARTAAVRGARVLTRVRALELTGSGARVRDELTGEEGEIRARAVINASGVWAGGLVDGIRVRPSRGTHLVLRSDRLGPLPAGLHIPVPGESNRYVLVLPQGDGRVYVGLTDEPVDGDVPDVPQVPETDVGFLLDVLGSALDVPVHRDDVVGAFAGLRPLLDTTPAGSGTAPRTADISRRHAVLTSPDGVITVVGGKLTTYRRMAEDAVDAAVSAHRLAAGSSPTASVPLVGAASSRVLAALPAPRRLIRRYGTEAPAVHALGAADPRLREPVVEGHPVTRAELVWAVRHEGALDEADLLDRRTRIGLVPDDRLAALSTAREVLGEVLGSR from the coding sequence ATGAGCTCCGGCAGCCCCGTCGCACACGGGGGCCCGGCTGCGGGCTCCTCCCTGACCGCCGCCCGCCGGACGCGCGAGCTGGCCGGGACCGTCGGCGGTCCGCCGGTGGACGTCCTGGTCGTCGGCCTCGGCGCGACCGGCGCCGGAGCGGCACTGGACGCCGCGGCACGCGGGCTGAGCGTCGCCGCCGTCGACGCCCACGACCTGGCGTTCGGCACCTCCCGCTGGAGCTCCAAGCTCATCCACGGCGGGCTGCGCTACCTGGCCTCCGCCCAGTTCGACGTCGCCCACGAGAGCGCGGTCGAACGCGGGGTGCTCATGCAACGCACCGCTCCCCATCTGGTCGGCGCCCAGCCCTTCGTCCTCCCCCTCACCCCCCTCGTCCCCCGCGGCCAGGCCGCCCTGGCCTGGGCGGGCTTCCGCGCGGGCGACGGCCTGCGCCTGGCGGCGCGCACCGCCCGCGCCACCCTGCCCGCCCCGCGCCAGCTGTCCCCGGTGGAGACCCGCCACCTCGCTCCCGCGCTGCGCGCCTCCGGGCTCCGCGGCGGTCTGCTGTCCTGGGACGGCCGGCTCACCGACGACGCCCGCCTGGTCACGGCAGTCGCCCGTACGGCCGCGGTACGCGGGGCGCGGGTGCTGACCCGGGTGCGGGCACTGGAACTCACCGGCTCCGGAGCCCGGGTACGCGACGAACTCACCGGCGAGGAGGGCGAGATCCGGGCCCGCGCCGTCATCAACGCCTCCGGGGTGTGGGCGGGCGGCCTGGTGGACGGCATCCGTGTACGGCCCTCCCGCGGCACGCATCTGGTGCTGCGCTCCGACCGTCTCGGTCCCCTGCCGGCCGGGCTGCACATCCCGGTCCCCGGGGAGAGCAACCGCTACGTCCTCGTCCTGCCGCAGGGCGACGGCCGCGTCTACGTCGGGCTCACCGACGAGCCCGTCGACGGTGACGTCCCGGACGTCCCCCAGGTCCCCGAGACCGACGTGGGCTTCCTGCTAGACGTGCTGGGATCCGCCCTGGACGTCCCCGTCCACCGCGACGACGTGGTGGGGGCCTTCGCGGGTCTGCGGCCTCTGCTGGACACGACTCCGGCAGGCTCCGGTACGGCGCCCCGGACCGCGGACATCTCACGCAGACACGCGGTCCTCACCTCGCCGGACGGCGTGATCACCGTGGTCGGCGGCAAGCTCACCACCTACCGGCGGATGGCCGAGGACGCGGTCGACGCCGCGGTGTCCGCACACCGCCTGGCCGCGGGCTCCTCCCCGACGGCCTCGGTCCCCCTCGTCGGCGCCGCGTCCTCGCGTGTCCTCGCCGCCCTGCCGGCACCCCGCCGCCTGATCCGGCGGTACGGCACGGAGGCGCCCGCCGTCCACGCCCTGGGCGCCGCCGACCCACGCCTGCGCGAACCCGTGGTCGAGGGCCACCCCGTCACCCGCGCCGAGCTGGTCTGGGCCGTACGCCACGAGGGCGCACTCGACGAGGCCGACCTCCTGGACCGCCGGACGCGCATCGGCCTGGTCCCGGACGACCGCCTCGCGGCCCTGAGCACGGCGCGGGAGGTGCTGGGCGAGGTGCTGGGGTCACGATGA
- a CDS encoding TetR/AcrR family transcriptional regulator yields MTPIRHNSSNGSGGPAGPDSDPVLDAVRDCVLAVGVRRTTLTDVARRAGVSRMTLYRRWPDVRSLVGDLMTREWVDVATRAMPERRPGTGTRALIVDGLVRGVEAFRAHPLFRKIVDVDPELLLPYVLDRRGASQEALLELLAGVLSEGHADGSVRAGHAERQARSLLLIVQSFTLSLRTMTDAGDPALTDESFLAELRAILERTLTP; encoded by the coding sequence ATGACGCCTATTCGTCACAACAGCTCGAACGGCTCCGGCGGCCCGGCCGGTCCGGACAGCGATCCGGTTCTCGACGCGGTACGCGACTGCGTCCTGGCCGTCGGGGTCCGGCGCACGACCCTCACGGACGTGGCCCGGCGGGCCGGAGTCTCCCGGATGACCCTGTACCGCCGCTGGCCCGACGTGCGGTCCCTGGTCGGCGACCTGATGACCCGGGAGTGGGTCGACGTCGCGACCCGGGCGATGCCCGAGCGCCGGCCGGGGACGGGCACGCGCGCGCTGATCGTCGACGGGCTCGTGAGGGGCGTGGAGGCGTTCCGCGCCCACCCGCTCTTCCGCAAGATCGTCGACGTGGACCCCGAACTGCTGCTCCCCTATGTGCTCGACCGGCGCGGGGCCAGCCAGGAAGCCCTCCTGGAACTGCTGGCCGGCGTCCTTAGCGAGGGCCACGCCGACGGATCCGTGCGCGCCGGCCACGCCGAGCGACAGGCCCGCTCCCTGCTGCTGATCGTCCAGTCCTTCACGCTGTCGTTGCGCACGATGACCGACGCGGGCGACCCCGCCCTGACCGACGAGTCCTTCCTCGCGGAACTGCGGGCCATCCTGGAGAGGACCCTGACGCCATGA